The DNA region TCGACCGGTTGATTTTCGAAACCCTGGAAAGCCAGCACGTAGATAACTATCGCCATTTGACCAATATTCTGCGTGAATACCGCGAATTCGGCTTCAAGACCGCCATCGACGATTTCGGCGCGGGCTACTCGGGGCTCAATCTGCTCGCTGATTTCCAACCGGACCTGATCAAACTCGACATGGCACTGATCCGCGATGTCGACCGTGATCGTGCTCGTCAGGCTATCGTTCGAGGGATTGTCACAATCTGTGCGGAGCTGAACGTTACAGTCATTGCCGAAGGGATCGAAAGCGCCGGAGAACGGGATTTCCTGGCGGACTGTGGAATTTTTCTGATGCAGGGTTACTGGTTCGCCAAGCCCGCATTCAAAGCGTTGGCCCAGGTAACACCTGGGACCTGGACGCGTTAATCGCCGGTTTTTCCTATTGAAGACATTTGACCATTTGACCGTTGTCGGTCTGCGCGAGTGGGTAGCGCTCCCGGATTTGGGAGTCGCGGGCCTGCGCGCAAAAATCGACACCGGCGCCAGCACCTCCAGCCTGCATGCCACCGATATCGAACCGTTCGAGCGCGACGGGGAACAGTGGGTGCGCTTTACTGCTCACTTGGGCACGGTGGTGCAACTGCGTCACCGGCGCTGCGAAGCCCCCCTGGTGACGATGAAGACCATCAAAAGCTCCAACGGCCACGCGCAGATGCGTTACGTGGTCAGCACCACTCTGGCC from Pseudomonas sp. ACM7 includes:
- a CDS encoding EAL domain-containing protein yields the protein MTIFPSSLTSPQGGCQGCQQSEPLGFDFAFAYQPIVDLRDQSIFAHEALVRGVKGEGALSILDQITEDNRYRFDQLCRTRAIEGAANLGMQTHLSINFMPNAVYRPELCIRSTLEAAKKHNFPIDRLIFETLESQHVDNYRHLTNILREYREFGFKTAIDDFGAGYSGLNLLADFQPDLIKLDMALIRDVDRDRARQAIVRGIVTICAELNVTVIAEGIESAGERDFLADCGIFLMQGYWFAKPAFKALAQVTPGTWTR
- a CDS encoding ATP-dependent zinc protease, with the translated sequence MTVVGLREWVALPDLGVAGLRAKIDTGASTSSLHATDIEPFERDGEQWVRFTAHLGTVVQLRHRRCEAPLVTMKTIKSSNGHAQMRYVVSTTLALGDRVWRVEFTLACRKSMRYRLLLGSKALIDGQLVVNPGIKYVQDKPVFPVSTSSTGVA